ttcaaaatgattgaattttctaagcacggattcaacataatgagattgactaagactataatcgttagaatttcttctaattttcatccctaagattacatctgcagggcctaagtctttcatgtcaaagttctcattcagcatgttcttagtggaattaattacatccatgtttgtaccaagtataagaatatcatcaacatacaaggatacaatcacacaggcatcattcACAAGCTTATTATatacatacttgtcagattcattgattctaaaaccactagaaaacactacatgatcaaatttttcatgccattgtttaggtgcttgtttcaatccatacaagataagtcttgacccacacccacacccatataacgttcatgcatagacataatgtcgcccaaagatttattttgtttgaaatcttttaagtattaattaaaaaattcaaaagaagttttgccaaaaaagataagtcttgacccacacccgaacccgccTCGGCCCGCCcgcacggacggcggcggcgcgAAGCatcgcgcgtgtgtgaaaatgtgtgattggaccaactagcccattgcctaagtcctctccctcgcacaaaagtgctaatcacccaagggccactctaatatcaaaattttcaatactcatggagaggtatcatctttagttttccctatgtgggactaaaggttcattcaaaaatagtgaaaatgagctagtgtccttagtgaccaatagatcctaagttccaatcccaccaagtccaaaaaccaaactattttataaactcattttctctaacaatcccccacatgaatgaaataccgataaaaaatcagaaaacggaaagcgagaaataccagttaggcaagaggtgtccatgaggtcttcaacctttgcttagtgagaaattgccgaactacttgatggaaagtgaacgcgatgtcttgaactaccattgTTTGGTGTAATTCGCTATAATAACCacacgtgatatctctctaggtgctgtcgagtttgtgccgttgtgtcctttttggcccggacaaatcccgtttctccgaatgctctagagaatcagctctcttctcataggaagcgacccatttccacattcagataagtgagttccattaagagtgtttactgctacaccccacttcaatctaaaattgaaactatataactcattaagacttaatagaaagtcatcctcacatgcagtcacactatcacgtctacaccatagagaaggggcagagaatgaattctctgatagtgtttaccttgacccgccacaaattagtttctcattcgaaaccttgatcttgggatctccagtcagcaaggttgagtatccttcatggcaagtttatttaatgagcctaagccccatccccttagatgcattactaactatctccttggacaaacctttcgtcaaagggtccgcgatattcttcttggacttaacccaatcaatggagaTAACGCCTTCTGAGATtcgttgttttagggtatcgtgtcttctctttataagtatagacttcccattatagtagttgttcttagctttagctatggcagcttgattatcacaatgtatagatatagctggcacaggcctatgccagagtggaatgtcttctaaaaagcatcttagccaagtggcttcctctcctgctttatctaacgcaataaactcagattccatagtggatcgagctatgcaggtctgttttgAACtattccaagaaacagccccacctgctagagtgaaaacatatccactcgtagacttagactcctctgagtctgatatccagtttgcatcacaaaatccctcaaggacggcaggatacctttcataattcaaacaaaaggtcaacgtgtatttcaaatacctcaatactctaaaaagtgcatcccagtgttcctgccctggattacaagtatacctacttaacctactcacggcataagcaatgtctggcctagtacagttcatcaaatacatcagacttcctataactcgtgagtattcaagttgtgatactccattacctctgttctttttgattttacaacaaggatcatacggagtataagcaggtttacaatcaaaatgattgaattttttaagcacggattcaacataatgagattgactaagactataaccgttagaatttcttctaattttcatccctaagattacatctgcagggcctaagtctttcatgtcaaagttctcattcagcatgttcttagtggaattaattacatccatgtttgtaccaagtataagcatatcatcaacatacaaggatacaatcacacaagcatcattcacaagcttagtatatacacacttgtcagattcattgattctaaaaccactagaaaacactacatgatcaaatttttcatgccattgtttaggtgcttgtttcaatccatacaagataagtcttgacccacacccacacccatataacgttcatgcatagacataatgtcgcccaaagatttattttgtttgaaatcttttaagtattaattcaaaaattcaaaagaagttttgccaaaaaagataagtcttgacccacacccgaacccgtcTCGGCCCGCCCGCACGGACGACGGCGGCGCGAAGCatcgcgcgtgtgtgaaaatgtgtgattgcaccaactagcccattgcctaagtcctctccctcgcacaaaagtgctaatgacccaagggccactctaatatcaaaattttcaatactcatggagaggtatcatctttagttttccctatgtgggactaaaggttcattcacaaatagtgaaaatgagctagtgtccttagtgaccaatagatcctaagttccattcccaccaagaccaaaaaccaaactattttataaactcattttctctaacaatcccccacatgaatgaaataccgataaaaaatcagaaaacggaaagcgagaaataccacttaggcaagaggtgtccatgaggtcttgaacctttgcttagtgagaaattgccggaactacttgatggacagtgaacgcgatgtcttgaactaccatcgtttggtgtaattcgcgataataaccacgcgtgatatctctctaggtgctgtcgagtttgtgccgttgtgtcctttttggcccgaacaaatcccgtttctccgaaTTCAGCTAAGTGAGTGCCAttaagagtgtttactgctacaccccacttcaatctaaaattgaaactatataactcattaagacttaatagaaagtcatcctcacatgcagtcacactatcacgtctacaccatagagaaggggcagagaatgaattctctgatagtgtttaccttgacccgccacaaattagtttctcattcgaaaccttgatcttgggatctccagtcagcaaggttgagtatccttcatggcaagtttatttaatgagcctaagccccatccccttagatgcattactaactatctccttggacaaacctttcgtcaaagggtccgcgatattcttcttggacttaacccaatcaatggagataacgccttttgagattcgttgttttagggtatcgtgtcttctctttataagtatagacttcccattatagtagttgttcttagctttagctatggcagcttgattatcacaatgtatagatatagctggcacaggcctatgccagagtggaatgtcttctaaaaagcatcttagccaagtggcttcctctcctgctttatctaacgcaacaaactcagattccatagtggatcgagctatgcaggtctgttttgAACtattccaagaaacagccccacctgctagagtgaaaacatatccactcgtagacttagactcctctgagtctgatatccagtttgcatcacaaaatccctcaaggacggcaggatacctttcataattcaaacaaaaggtcaacgtgtatttcaaatacctcaacactctaaaaagtgcatcccagtgttcctgccctggattacaagtatacatACTTAtgctactcacagcataagcaatgtctggcctagtacagttcatcaaatacataagacttcctataactcgtgagtattcaagttgtgatactccattacctctgttctttttgattttacaacaaggatcatacggagtataagcaggtttacaatcaaaatgattgaattttctaagcacggattcaacataatgagattgactaagactataaccgttagaatttcttctaattttcatccctaagattacatctgcagggcctaagtctttcatgtcaaagttctcattcagcatgttcttagtggaattaattacatccatgtttgtaccaagtataagcatatcatcaacatacaagcatacaatcacacaggcatcattcacaagcttagtatatacacacttgtcagattcattgattctaaaaccactagaaaacattacatgatcaaatttttcatgccattgtttaggtgcttgtttcaatccatacaagataagtcttgacccacacccacacccacacccatataacgttcatgcatagacataatgtcgcccaaagatttattttgtttgaaatcttttaagtattaattcaaaaattcaaaagaagttttgtcaaaaaagataagtcttgacccacacccgaacccagCCCGGCCCGCCCGCACGGACGGCGGCGCGAAGCatcgcgcgtgtgtgaaaatgtgtgattgcaccaaaaatgctaatgacccaagggccactctaatatcaaaattttcaatacttatggagaggtatcatctttagttttccctatgtgggactaaaggttcattcacaaatagtaaaaatgagctagtgtccttagtgaccaatagatcctaagttccaattcCACctagaccaaaaaccaaactattttataaactcattttctctaacacttTCTAGCTCTAGAAGGCAATTAATCGTGACATATCTGTTTCAAACCTATTTTCAAAGTTTGTAGTTAACATTAGTTGGGGCAAATATACTGTGAATCATTTCCTTTTTCTTTGCCTTGCTAGTATATATGAGGATCTGAATTTAAGTTGTGACCATCTTGCGGGATTTTAAGTTTGTTTTAACCAACGGAAATGGGAGACAACAAAGATGTTGATCTCAAAGGCAAAGTCTGTGTGACTGGAGCGTCTGGTTACCTTGCTTCTTGGCTTATCAAACGACTGCTGCTATCCGGGTATCAAGTTATAGGCACAGTTAGAGATCCAGGTCTATCTACAGTACTTTTGTTATGTGTTAGTTACGTAATATGTTTTTCCGGACGTGCACATTTATAGccagttttgtttgattttatatAGGAAATTATGAGAAAGTAGCTCATTTATGGAGACTGGAAGGAGCCAAGGAAAATTTGAAATTGGTGAAGGCTGATTTAATGACGGAGAATAGCTTTGACGCTGCCATCAGTGGTTGTGAGGGTGTCTTCCATACTGCCTCTCCTGTCTTGGGAACTAGAGCCGATCCACAGGTCCACCACCATCTCCTTAATATTATGCTCAACTTTCTTTCAGTTTAAATTTTTTCACCATGTTACTGAAATATGTATAAATAAATACAGACTGAGATTCTAGATCCAGCAATTCAGGGCACACTGAATGTGTTAAGATCATGTAAGAAGAACCCTTCCGTTAGACGAGTCATTCTCACATCATCATCTTCGACCGTAAGAGTGAGAGACGATTTTGATCCACTGATTCCTCTCGACGAGTCTTCTTGGAGCTCTGAGGAACTTTGCAGAAGCCTACAGGTAAAAAGCTCTCAGTCTCTATCAAAATGACCCGACCACAACAGGCCACTTTCTTTAGCTATCCTTATACAAGTATATGACTAAATTGCATAAATCAAACTAAATGCTCATTGTCTTTTTGTCTGCATAAGATCTGGTATCCATTATCGAAAACTCTGGCTGAAAAGGCAGCATGGGAATACTGTAAAGAAAATGGTATCAGCTTAGCAACAATCCTTCCTTCCTTCGTCATTGGCCCGAGTCTCCCACGAGAGATATGTTCTACTCTATCTGATGTTATTGGTCTACTTAAAGGTTTCATTCAATCCCTCGATTTCCTCAGAAACATGTTTATAAACTCAAGATTATCTTTATGTATAATTCAACTGTACAGGTGAAACCGAGAGATTTCAGTGGCACGGAAGAATGGGTTATGTTCATATCGATGATGTAGCGCTTTGCCATATCCTTGCATATGAAAATGCGGACGCAAGTGGGAGATATATTTGTAGCTCTGATGTTATTGACAACAATGAGTTAGCATCCTTTCTCTCCAGTCGCTATCCCACTTTAACTGTACCAAAGAGGTCAGTGTTCTATGCTTCTGTCGAACTCATCTAATCTAGTGACTTATTCTGGTGCACAATAATGGGCCTGTGCAAGCCCGTGATTGATCGATCACATCCTAGATAGGTTTCTAAGATTCTGACGGGAAAGACctttaacaattgatgtttgctTTTGGTAGGTTTGAGCAGCTTGACAGACCAAGTTATGAGTTGAATACATCCAAGATGAGGAGTTTGGGAATCAAATTCAAAGGACTAGAAGAAATGTTTGATGACTGCATTGCTTCACTTAAAGAACAAGGCCATCTTTGATCTTGTTTTCTACTCTTTGGCCACTAATAAGTTGTTTTTCTCTCGAATTATTGCACAAATAAGGATGACTACTTCTAAAGTCACTTGTTTTAACTCAAGTAAACATTTGGAGTTACAACTGTAGACCATAAAAGTTGAACTAATTATGAGTCTCAACCACATGGTTGTACTGTACACTTTTGCTTAGTTGTGGGGGAAACGGCCAAAGTCCATTAGCTATTCTTTTTCTGAATTCTAGACAAGGGAAAAGAAAAAGTGGGAATGAATTGTTGTTGAATTACATATAACCTTTCTTCTttgggaaaaaaaaatgaaggaatTGCATAATTATAAAAAAGTGCCAAAGCCATGAGGAAGAAGAGTCCAACTTACTTTAGCTCCTCATCAGAGAATGAAATTGAAAATACTAAAGCTAGGACAAATAACATGGACCAAATCTGGAACAATCAATCCAGATTATTTATCTGATTATGATACCAGTGACCCGAGTTCCAAGttcgccagcaccaaattctttaccaaccagggagaaagaaaaaaacttaCTGACTTTTTCTCCCCATTTTCTCTCCCGTCTACGTGAAATTCCTAGTTAAGGGATGCATCAACCATTTTTCTGACCAAATGCCCTGTACTGTGACCCAATAAGTAGCCAAATGGCCCATCAATCAATCAATGCCACACACGTGGGAGAGAATATAATAGGGAGAAGAAAACTGGTAGATTGTCATAGAAAGTGTTGATGGAGATCTTACTAGAGGGGTCCGCAGTCTATCTCTGTTGACCCCTACtgatcttcttctttctcctttttaTGGGTGCAACCGTGCAAGTATACATCACAAAACCCTCGTGGATAAAtttacttttttctttcttcacatgTACTGCTGCCTCAGTCAATCAGTGAGATGCTTCTTCTTCCATCAATCATTGTAGCTCTAGTAGGGCATGATCACTCACTCCTACAGTCCTACTAGTAACTCTATATTCCGGATGAGCTGAACCGAATCAAAATccggatcaataaaaaaaaggataaagaTAAGGGGAATTAGGCTCAGACCCAACCCACGGATAACCCaaaatatgaggcccttaattaaaaaaagtttaaatctaggccccgagtttttaaaagactttgatacccttatgcatattgtcaagcccataattaaataaaatttaaatctaggcccaagattattaaatctaggcccgaaattattaaaatacagtgcgaaggtgtaaacagaagttacacatgcatatggcatgtgtaaccagaagttacacatccttatgatatgtgtaatgcaaagttacacttgtatatatatgcaaaaaaaatagacatcaaaaaaaacacacacacaaaaaaaaaaaatacagttattactttaatattcatttacaataatttcttagcatgtgtaactagaagttacacacacatctgtttagtgtaattgagagttacatatgtgtctatctagtgtaactgagagttacacatgcatctgacttgtgtattcagcgtcaactccagttccagcgagaccattaccacgtttaagcaattatcttttatgaagttatctaaaacctgaaatataacaagcaatcagtatttatacgattaaaatgaacagtacataaaacaatgtatatttcagtttcacaagcatttgactagtgtagctagcggttacatatgcatctgaattgtgtaactgagagttacacatgcatataacatgtgtaactaggagatacacattcatctggctagtgtagctagaagttatacatgcatatgactagtgtaactaggagttacatatgcatattggtatgtgtacccaaaatcagtatgtgtaagtaaaagttacacatctaattagcatgtgtaacttgcagatacacatgcatctgaattatgtaattaggagttacacatgcatcagacttggatatgtcaacataaaatcagcaaatccatctctaaatgaataacactagcaaaaacgagaggtgactatcaagcaattaccagtcataaataatacagttaaccttgcaagtgaatgagaagctcttaattaagatacgactgcttcagcagaaagacgttgttagcactgtattaacagaaagacgttttacaacgctagtctagatgtacctaagccattttcatattatcgatgacgacggacattttaagcaacagaaagtaaagcttcagacagtaattatactggcagaataatacaaacacctgagaaccttgtgctagcacattaatatcacaaaaaatgatcacacaactgattcagcagggtatagatatgaacccaggaaaacaaaatgcatgtgtaatcagtagttacacatgcatatgtcatgtaaacaatagttacacatgcatattagcataagtttcacatacaatcatcatgtgtaactagaagttacacatctaattagcatgtgtaactataagtataacctgcatctaattagtctaatctgcatccactactactccctactactaggacttgatgttctttcctcaatttcataaatataaccactataacaGATAGAAGTTTCATCattaggttacatatgcatatcccatcaaattagatgtgtaactataagttacacatctaatttgcatgtgtaactagtagatacacattcatttggcttgtgtacctagaagttacatatttaattagcatgtgtaactactagttacacatccatagtctgccaatgttagttaaacgtgcaaactgtcatgcatatggcttgtgtaatgtgcagttaaacagatgtataagttaagtgaaaccattccagacctatatccatatactacctttcaagaaaaagaagtagctagTCATAAGTAATCAGGAAGGCTTACTTGATAACGGTGTTCACTTTATCTGTCTGGATGTTGTACATCTTCTTGAAAgcatccttgttttcttcttgttgttgtcttcaatcttcttcattaCGGACTCGGTGGTGAGTGGGTATTTCAGGATCTGGTAATGGTCAAGCTTGTTCCTTGGTAGTGCATTAATACATGGGTACTTGGGATTCCTTGCCTTCTGCAATGTCTTTGGCCTGTGAAATGTGACTGATGTGCAGATGTTCTTAGCCTTCTTCTTAATGGTTGATGCTCCAGCTTTGACAGCCTTGGAAGCTTTGTTAGCCAGCACCTTGGGGTCAGCCTTCTTAGTAACTACATGACAAACAAATGATATCAGTACCATAGCATCTAGAACACTTCTCATACAAATGAACAAAAGCCTTGGAAGCTTTGTTAGCCAGCACCTTGGGGTCAGCCTTCTCGTCTTTCTTATCTTCCCCGATTCCAAATGCTTGTATATCTGCAACAAATAAAATTATTGAACAATTAACAAAGATCACAAAGATCACAAAAAAACACTTGATAACTTATCAAAAGCGTG
This genomic stretch from Papaver somniferum cultivar HN1 chromosome 5, ASM357369v1, whole genome shotgun sequence harbors:
- the LOC113278085 gene encoding tetraketide alpha-pyrone reductase 1-like, whose product is MGDNKDVDLKGKVCVTGASGYLASWLIKRLLLSGYQVIGTVRDPGNYEKVAHLWRLEGAKENLKLVKADLMTENSFDAAISGCEGVFHTASPVLGTRADPQTEILDPAIQGTLNVLRSCKKNPSVRRVILTSSSSTVRVRDDFDPLIPLDESSWSSEELCRSLQIWYPLSKTLAEKAAWEYCKENGISLATILPSFVIGPSLPREICSTLSDVIGLLKGETERFQWHGRMGYVHIDDVALCHILAYENADASGRYICSSDVIDNNELASFLSSRYPTLTVPKRFEQLDRPSYELNTSKMRSLGIKFKGLEEMFDDCIASLKEQGHL